In Deinococcus maricopensis DSM 21211, the sequence GCGCGAGGTGCTGCGTGAGGGACGTGCGCAGCTGCGCCTCGGTGTAGTTCCGCGCCTGCACCAGCACGAGGCTGTACAGCGGCAGCGTGATGATCAGGATGGCCACCAGCAGCGCCACGAACAGGCGCGTTTCCAGCGGCAGCCGCGCGAGGCGGGCGCTCACCGCTGCTCCTTGAGCATGTACCCCGCGCCGCGCAGCGTGTGCAGCAGGGGCGGCGTGCCGAGTGCGCGGCGCGCGTACCCGACGTAGAGCTCCACGACGTTGTCACTGCCGAGAAATTGCGGGCCCCACACGGCGTCCAGAATGACGCTTTTCGGCAGGACGCGCTCCGGGTGGCGCGCGAGGAACACCAGCAGGTCGAAGGTGGTGGGGCGCATGTCGAGCCGCTGCCCGCCGCGGCGCGCCTCGCGGCTCGTCTCATTCAGTTCCAGGTCCGCGTACCGGACGATGCCGAGCGTGTCAGGGCGCGCGCGGCGCAGCACCGTGCGGATGCGCGCCACCAGCTCACCGAACGCGAACGGTTTCGTGAGGTAGTCGTCCGCGCCGCTCTCCAGCCCGAGGATGCGGTCGTCGACGCTGTCGCGCGCGGTGAGCATCACGACAGGCACGGCGTCGCGCGCGCGCAGGTCCCGCAGGAACGCGAACCCGTCCGGGCCGGGCAGCATCACGTCCAGCACCACGAGGTCCGCGCCGTGCTCCGCGTACTGTGTGAGGCCCTCGCCGCCCGTGGCGGCGGAGCGCACGTCGAACCCCTCGTACCGCAGGCCCAGCGACAGGTACTCGCGAATGCCGGGATCGTCCTCGACAATCAGAATCCTCGGGCCGCTGCTGGTCGTCACGAGCCCTGGATACCACGCGCGGCTGTGCGTCACCTGTGCGCCGGGCGCGCCCGGGCACAGCGGGCGCACAGGTCCACTGCCTACCTTGACCGCAGGTCCACGTGACCGCTGAACTCTCGATCCCTTTCAAGGAGCCCCGATGCGTACATTCCTGCTGCCCCTGTCCCTGCTGATTCTCTCTTCTGCCAGCGCCGCGCCGTCCACGTTCACGGTCGTCGGCGGCAAGGAGGACCTGACGCTCATGACCGTGGAGAGCGAAACGAGCGTCGAGAACTTCACGGGCCGTACCAGCAACGTGACCGGCACCGTCACCTTCGACCCGGCCACGCGCACGGGTCGCGGCACCATCATCGTGAACGGCGCGAGCATCCGCACCGGCATGGCCCTGCGCGACGAGCACATGCGCAGCGCTGGCTGGCTGAACTTCGACAAGGTGCCGACCCTGCGCTTCCAGACGACCAGCGTGAAGCACGTCAGCGGCGACGCGTACGAGGTGCGCGGCAACCTCACGCTCAACGGCGTGACGCGGCCCGTTACGACCCGCGCGACCGTGAAGCTCACCCCCGCGAACGCCGCCACGAAAGCCGCCGGCCTCAAAGGCGACGCGCTCGCCATCACCACGGCCTTCCCCGTGAAACTCAGCGACTTCGGCGTGAAGAACGCCAGCATCGACGGTGGCCGCGTGAACAACACGTTGCAGGTCGCGCTGAAGTTCATCGCGAGCAACTGAGCGGAGCGCGCACGCCATGATCCTCGCTCGCTTCCAGCGGACCTTCAACGTCCTCGCGGTGCTCGCGCTGTTCGTCGCCGCGCTCGCGTTCGGTGCTGCAGCTATTGTGAGCCGCGACGCGCACCGCGTGCAGCTCGTCGAGCCGGCGGACGCGAGCGTGAACGCCCTGTTCGGCAGCAGCGCGCCCGGCACGCCCATCGGGTCGCCGCAGACGCTGATCATCCGCGACGCCGGCGCGTTCATGGATGGCCGCACCGACGACGGCGCCCGCTACGTGGACGCCACGTACCTGCAGACGCACGGGCAGTACCCCCTGCAGGTCAAGACCGTGACGTTCGTGCGGAACCTCGTGGTCGCCGGAGCGCTGGGCGCAGCAGTCCTTATGGCGCTGCTCGGGCTGCTGGCAGGCCGCGCCGCTCGCGCGCCCGTCACGCACCGAGGGTCAGCGAAACCCTGAACCCGAAGGGCGCCGCGTCTGCAACGCGGCGCCCGCCTCACCGGTTGGAGGTCAGGACGGAACGGCAGCCTGAGCGCGGAAGTGCGCCTGAATGACGTCCCGCCCGAACCGCGCCATTTCCTCGCGCTGCGGACTGAACTGCAGCAGCAGCAGGTCCAGGCCCGCCGCCTCGTACTCGCGGATGCGCGCGGCGATCTGCGCGGGCGTTCCGATCAGGCGCGGGCGCAGGCCCCGGTTGCTGACGCTGTACTCCTCCAGGCTCACCTGGCTTTCCAGCTGGCTGCCACGCAGGAAGTCCTGGTACGACGCGTACGCCTGCGGGCTCTGCTGCACGTCCGTGATGCGCGCCCGCTCCGCCTGCGCCTCCTCCTCGGTGTCGCGGCAGATGACGTACGCGGCCATGCCGAACTGCAGGGGCGGCGCGCCCGCCGCCTCGCGACGGGCGCGCATGTCCGCGATCTTCGCGGCGATCACGTCGGGCGCGTCGCCGTGCATGACGTACGCATCGGACTGCGCGCTGATGAGTTCCTTCGCGCGTGGGGACTCGCCGCCCATGTACACGGTCGTGGGGCGCGCGGGTTTGGGTTCGAGGTGCGTGCCGTACAGCTGGTACAGCGCGCCCGCGTGGTCCACGACGGGCTCCGTCAGCAGGCGCCGCACGACGCCCAGCCACTCCTCGGTGCGGGCGTAGCGGTCGTCGTGCTGGTCGAAGGGCATGCCGTACTGCCGGGCTTCGTCCGCCCACCAGCTGCTGACGACGTTCAGGCTGATGCGGCCGGGCGCGATGACGTCCAGCGTGCTGATGGCTTTCGCGGTGAGGGCGGGCGCGTGGTAGTTCGGGCGGACCGCGAGCATCAGCTCCAGCCGCTCCGTGACCGCCGCGACGGCGGGCGCGAGCGTCCAGGCGTCCAGGCTGGGCGCCTGCGGGCCCTTGATGTCGTTCAGGTTGAGTTCCGCGATGAGGCTCAGGTCGAACCCGACCTGCTCGGACTGCACGGCGACGTCGCGGACGTACGCCCAGTCGGTGCTCATGCCTTCCTGCTCGACGTTGCGGAGCCACCCGCCGAAAATAGGCATCCAGTAACCAAAACGCATTCGTGTCTCCTTGGGGGCGCGGGGCGGGGTGTTCAGCAGGCGCAGGTGTAGACGAAGCCGAACAGTTCGCCTTTCAGGACCTCGTAGAAGGGCTCGGGGTCGTCCGGGTCGAGGATGCCGTCCACGAGCGTGCCGTCGGCGGGGCGTTCCCCGCGGATCAGGCCCAGCCACTCGTCCTTGCGGACGTGCTCCTCGGGGATGACGCCCGCGCGTTCGCGCACGAGCTTCACGTAGTCGCGCAGGAACGTCCAGCGCACGCCGTCACGCTGCGCGGGCGCGTCGAACGTCTCGCCGATGGCGTCGCGGTACGCGAGCAGCGGCAGGTCGATGCCGCTCGCAATGGGCAGCCCGATCCACTTCCAGCTGCGGGTGTTCACGTCGAGGAGCAGGTGCTCGCCCGTGTCGGGGTCCTGCACGAACTCGATCTCGCTGATGCCGTGGAACCCCAGTGCCTGCAGGACGCGCACGCCGCGCTCCGCGATGTCCGGCACGTACCGCGCGTCCGCGAGGCAGGACGTGCCGAAGTCTGGCGGGTACTGCTCCAGCTTGCGGCCCACGAACACTCCGCGCGGCTGGCTGCCCGCGTCGAGGTAACTGCACACGCTGTAGAACCCGCCGGGTTTCGTGTGCACGATGCGCTGCGCGACCAGCCGCAACCCGAGGGCGGCGGCGTCCTGCACGCGTGCGGCGAACTCCTCGGGGGTGTTCACGACGAACACCTTCGCGCGGTACGCCTCGTAGAACGCGCGGGACTCGTCAGGCTTCAGGATGACCGGGTACGGCACCTGCGCCGCGACCGCCTGCACGGTCGGGTGCGGCCCGGCGGCGAGGGCCTCCAGGGGCGCGCCGTCCAGGAACCAGCTTTGCGGAATGGGAATGCCGAGCGCGTCGGCGGCGCGGTACAGCGCGGTCTTGTTCAGGGCGGTGTCGATGACGTCCTGCCCACTGAACGGCACGTGGTAATGCCGCTCCAGTTCCTGCTTGTGGCGGGCGGTGGCGAACACCCAGTCGTCGTTGGTGGGGAACAGCACCGGCTTGTGCGCGAAGTGCGGCCCGAGGTCCAGCAGGAAGTCCACGAACGCGCGCCCGCTGTCCGCGACGTCCGGGCAGAGCGCGAGCGCGCTGAGGTAACGGCTGCGCTGGCCGAGGCCGCCGCCCTCGCGGTCCAGGCCGAGCACGGGCACGCCGTGCCGCCCGAGGCTGCGTGCGATGGCGAGCGCGGTGATGTGTGTGTTGAAGGTGATGGCGGCCGGAACGCCCGCCGCGTTGAGGCGGTCAATGGCGGCCAGCAGTTCGGGGCGTTCAGTGATCATGAGGGAACCTCGGTGGACCGCGTGGGCAGAGGCGCGAGGCCCCGGGCGTACTGGACGGTGCGTTCCACCAGCACGTCCGTGGAGCTGATCAGGGGCACGGGGACGTCCGCGGCGCCCAGCACGAGCGGCACTTCCGTGCAGCCGGCGACAAGGGCGTCCGCGCCGGCGTCCGCGAGCGCGAGGCCGAGGGCGCGCATGTCCGCCCGCACGGCCGCGCCGGTGTCCCCGGCCTTGATGCGGTACAGCACCTCCATGAAGCGCGCGCGGCCCGCGGCGTCCGGTTCGATCATGCGCACGCCGTGCGGCGCGAATGCACGCTGGTACAGTCCCGCGTCGAGGCAGGTGGTGGTGGCGAGCAGCCCGACGGCGCGCGCGCCCGGCACGGCGCGGAGGGTCGCGTGGACCGTCTCGTCGATCAGGCTCACGAACGGCACCCGCACGGCCGCCTCGATGTCCGCCTGGTACGCGTGGGCGGTGTTGCAGACCATCACGAGGAAGTCCGCGCCGGCGGCTTCCAGGCCGCGCGCCATACCCGCGAGCGCCGGGCCGGGCGACGCCCCGCGGCCCGTGAGGGCGGCGTTGCGGTCCGGCACCTGCGGGTTGTTGTCGATGAGGAGGCGCAGGTGGTCCTGCTCCCGCTCGGCGCGGCTGGCGCGCAGGACCTTCGCGAAGAAGTCCAGCGTGGCGTCCGGGCCGAGGCCGCCGAGCACGCCGACGGTGCGGGTCATGCGCGCAGCACGTCCTCGTACGCGTACAGCGCGGGCGCGCCGCCGGTGTGGACGAACAGCACCTTCTGCCCACGCCCGAAGTGCCCGCGGCGCACGAGGTCGATCAGGCCAGCCATGGCCTTGCCGGTGTACACCGGGTCAAGGAGGATGCCGTCGAGTCGTGCGAGCAGCTGCACGGCCTCGACCATGCCGGGCGTGGGGATGGAGTACCCCTCCCCCACCCACTCGTCGAGGGCGGTGACGGCGCCGCGGGGAACAGCGCCGAGGCCGAGCAGGTCGGCGGTCTGCTGCGCGAGCGCGTGCACGTTGCCTTCCTGCACGTCACGGACGCGGCGGACGTTGATGCCGGTGAGGGGAATCTGGGCGTTGTTGCCGTGCAGGCCGACGAGCAGCCCGGCGTGCGTGCCGGCGCTGCCGCTCGCGCACACGATGTGGTCGAGCGGGAGGCCCTGCGCGTACGTCTGCGCGAGGAGTTCCTCGGCGCAGGCGACGTACCCGAGCGCGCCGAGGGCGTTGCTGCCGCCGCCCGGGATGATGTAGCCCTTGCGGCCCTCGCGGGCGAGGTCGTCCTGGATGGCCTGCATGGCGGCGTTCAGGTCGCTGCCGCCGTCGACGACGGTGACGCTTTCCACGCCGAGCAGCTGAAACAGGAAGTTGTTGCCGCTGGCGTCCTCGCGGTAGCTGCC encodes:
- a CDS encoding LLM class flavin-dependent oxidoreductase, which produces MRFGYWMPIFGGWLRNVEQEGMSTDWAYVRDVAVQSEQVGFDLSLIAELNLNDIKGPQAPSLDAWTLAPAVAAVTERLELMLAVRPNYHAPALTAKAISTLDVIAPGRISLNVVSSWWADEARQYGMPFDQHDDRYARTEEWLGVVRRLLTEPVVDHAGALYQLYGTHLEPKPARPTTVYMGGESPRAKELISAQSDAYVMHGDAPDVIAAKIADMRARREAAGAPPLQFGMAAYVICRDTEEEAQAERARITDVQQSPQAYASYQDFLRGSQLESQVSLEEYSVSNRGLRPRLIGTPAQIAARIREYEAAGLDLLLLQFSPQREEMARFGRDVIQAHFRAQAAVPS
- a CDS encoding aspartate/glutamate racemase family protein, which gives rise to MTRTVGVLGGLGPDATLDFFAKVLRASRAEREQDHLRLLIDNNPQVPDRNAALTGRGASPGPALAGMARGLEAAGADFLVMVCNTAHAYQADIEAAVRVPFVSLIDETVHATLRAVPGARAVGLLATTTCLDAGLYQRAFAPHGVRMIEPDAAGRARFMEVLYRIKAGDTGAAVRADMRALGLALADAGADALVAGCTEVPLVLGAADVPVPLISSTDVLVERTVQYARGLAPLPTRSTEVPS
- a CDS encoding D-cysteine desulfhydrase, giving the protein MHLARFPRRVYTPHATPIEKLTHLSAHLGGPDLYIKRDDLTGLTGGGNKTRKLEFLVADALAQGADTLITVGAVQSNHCRLTLAAAVKEGLKCRLVLEQRVPGSYREDASGNNFLFQLLGVESVTVVDGGSDLNAAMQAIQDDLAREGRKGYIIPGGGSNALGALGYVACAEELLAQTYAQGLPLDHIVCASGSAGTHAGLLVGLHGNNAQIPLTGINVRRVRDVQEGNVHALAQQTADLLGLGAVPRGAVTALDEWVGEGYSIPTPGMVEAVQLLARLDGILLDPVYTGKAMAGLIDLVRRGHFGRGQKVLFVHTGGAPALYAYEDVLRA
- a CDS encoding response regulator transcription factor, whose amino-acid sequence is MTTSSGPRILIVEDDPGIREYLSLGLRYEGFDVRSAATGGEGLTQYAEHGADLVVLDVMLPGPDGFAFLRDLRARDAVPVVMLTARDSVDDRILGLESGADDYLTKPFAFGELVARIRTVLRRARPDTLGIVRYADLELNETSREARRGGQRLDMRPTTFDLLVFLARHPERVLPKSVILDAVWGPQFLGSDNVVELYVGYARRALGTPPLLHTLRGAGYMLKEQR
- a CDS encoding YceI family protein is translated as MRTFLLPLSLLILSSASAAPSTFTVVGGKEDLTLMTVESETSVENFTGRTSNVTGTVTFDPATRTGRGTIIVNGASIRTGMALRDEHMRSAGWLNFDKVPTLRFQTTSVKHVSGDAYEVRGNLTLNGVTRPVTTRATVKLTPANAATKAAGLKGDALAITTAFPVKLSDFGVKNASIDGGRVNNTLQVALKFIASN
- a CDS encoding carboxylate--amine ligase — translated: MITERPELLAAIDRLNAAGVPAAITFNTHITALAIARSLGRHGVPVLGLDREGGGLGQRSRYLSALALCPDVADSGRAFVDFLLDLGPHFAHKPVLFPTNDDWVFATARHKQELERHYHVPFSGQDVIDTALNKTALYRAADALGIPIPQSWFLDGAPLEALAAGPHPTVQAVAAQVPYPVILKPDESRAFYEAYRAKVFVVNTPEEFAARVQDAAALGLRLVAQRIVHTKPGGFYSVCSYLDAGSQPRGVFVGRKLEQYPPDFGTSCLADARYVPDIAERGVRVLQALGFHGISEIEFVQDPDTGEHLLLDVNTRSWKWIGLPIASGIDLPLLAYRDAIGETFDAPAQRDGVRWTFLRDYVKLVRERAGVIPEEHVRKDEWLGLIRGERPADGTLVDGILDPDDPEPFYEVLKGELFGFVYTCAC